Within Limanda limanda chromosome 17, fLimLim1.1, whole genome shotgun sequence, the genomic segment TGGgacccctcctcctgctcctcctcggcATCCTTGGCTTGTTCGGCCTGAGCTTTGCTTACCTGATTGATCAGGATGAGTCGTTATGTCTGCTCCGCAGGGCCCTTTGGGGTCTCCTGTTTGCCGTCTGCTTCTCCAGCTTGCTAGTGCAGGGTGTCCGTCTGCGCAGGCTAGGCCAGGAGCGTCGGAGCCCTGGTGGCTGCGCTCTCACTGGCCTGGCGCTGGGCTTGAGTGCTGTGCAGGGCATCATTGCTGCTGAGTGGCTTCTTCTGACCGTGCTGCGGGAGGGACGAGCTGCCTGTCAGTACCTACCTGTGGACTTCTCACTAGCCTGCAGCTACGTGCTAGCACTCCTATTGGCAGCACTAACTGCCGCCTCCCTGGCCCTGTGTGGGAAGACACACCAGTGGCGCTGCAACGCCATTTGGCTGGTGATGACCTGCCTGCTTTCGCTGCTGCTGTGGGTGGCCTGGGTGGGCTTCTATCTGTACGGAAATGACTGGCTGGGGAGGTCCCCGGACTGGAACGATCCGACACTGGCCATCGCTTTAGTGTCTCAGGGCTGGCTGCTGCTTATCTTCTACGCCATACCTGAATCCCACATCTGCCTGAGACCCCCACCGCAGCCCACTGCCCCGGATTACTTTGACACATCCCAGAATTCAACACGTATGAGGGAGACCAGCTTTGATGAAGatatccctctctctcacaggcAGTTTGTGGAGAACCAGGGCTACGGATACAGCGATGAGAACACTGCAGGTACTGTACCATCCATTATTTTATAGCATACTGGCGTAATATGTGCACACAGTGCATTCGAGGAATGTAGGCCAAAGTGAGTAATAGAACATCAGGAAATTTGCATGTGTTGCTAGAAATAAGTACAGGAGGAAATTTATGTGGTGCAGGATTACACTGCAAGTGTTTCTCCCTTCAAGATTGATGTTGTGAGTCATAGTGAGTAATCTCCGGCACTCCGTGTACTCCATACCAGGCTTGAGGAGCGGTGGCGGTCCTGGGCAACACAACAGTAACACCGCCACCAGGCCCAGCGCTCCTTTCCGCAGCAACGTCTACCAGCCCACCGAGATGACCATGATCCTAAATGGGGGAGCGGTGAGTACATCCTCCCAGTCTCAGGTACACGCCGCTTACACGCCACTCTCTCATTCGACCACGCCGACGAGACTGCATGCACATTTGTGCGTTTCCAGACCGTACGCCATTGCACAGGAATGAGGGAGaggtatgagtgtgtgtgtgcattatcACCTTGCGTGTGTATGTTCACGTGCCTGTGGGTATTGTATTTAGTGGACACATGCATGGATGCGTTTGTCACAAATGGTCACTCATCTGATATTGATTTGTGTATGGTTGCCTGTTAATAAGCCACAGTGCTATCTGTCCACTGAGAGATTGGAATGACTGCCAAACAAAAGTTCAACACACCACTGGATGCAAAAGTGCTAAAGCAAAACTCTCTACTGACTAAAAGACAATTAGTCATCACTGTTCCCAAAGATAGCTGCTAGGTTTTTGCTGAAGTCAACAAAGGAAATGCAGACTTCTCGTTGAGCTGCTCTGCGTAAAATATCATTAGTTTGCCTGAACAGTTTTGTGCATCCATTTGAAAGGAAAGGTGAGCTTATGTAGGTCCATTGCATATGTAAAGCACAGAACAGTAACATCTAACAGGTTCTTCCTTGACGCATACCGCATACTTCCACTAAGTTTCGCGAAAAATCCGTTCTGTAGTGACGTTTGGTGAAATGCTactaaccaacaaacaaaccaaaatgaaaCGAAAAGGCCTTCACTAACACAACCTTTTGCTTCTTTGCTTCTTTACAAAAGCACTGTCCTTTACTAATAAATACTGATATACATTGAATTAATTATTCtatggaaaatgtccagacaatCCTATAGTCTTTATACAGCCCCGAGTAATGTCTGCAGGGACAACATGCACCAGAAGCCGAGCAGAGGTTTGAGTATTTGCGTCTGTGTATCCTGAGAGAGTGAAACCCGAATCACCTTCTCTGATCTCTTACTGCTGTTAGCTACTGAATgcttatttgtatttattgcagTGTGCATGCAGTGTCTGTCTGTACATGTCTGAATATATGATGCTCTTCAGACATTCATCATTTTCAAGCTTCATTTTTTCCTTCCTTAGGTGCCCTCTGCCCCTCCAACCTACACAGGGAGGCAGCTGTGGTGAGTTACAGGGactggaaagaggaagaagaagaaatgaagaagaagaagaagaagaggatggagagagtgaggagggagggttCCAGGATGAGGGGACTGCCTGGTTGTGTCGGACATGGATCGCAATCTGTGTACAGACTTTAACACTGACTGTGTGCCAATCAACTTTTAtgatgtatgagtgtgtgtgtgagactgagcGGGAAAGTAGGGTATGGAGGACAGAGCTAAAGCTCTTCCAGCACAAAAAAATCTCTACAGAAGGGTTTTAGAAACTCAAAGTGTGACCAGAAAGTCACAAAACAAAACGCACGCTGACTCAGAtcagaaaatataaacatgCAGTATTCTTTTTCATCTGATTTCCTCTCCTGAGACTGGAGCACTGTAAGCATCCTTGAAAACTGTGAAATGTATTGCtttttcctgctctctctctctccccctctctctctctctctctctctgtcagtcaaGATGTCCTTTCTGCTGCGCCTCACAACGCTGGCGCTCAAGTGGAAACATTTGGCTCtgtcctccatccatccacagtGTAGGTGAAGACAAAGCACATGGGCAACTGTACAGCTTGAGCACTGCCCGCTTAAAAAGAATCCAGCCTCTGTGGATGTGTATATGTGCAGTAGAATACGAGAGGAGAGCGTGCGTGTCTCGTTCCCTAAAATCTCAACTCGACCGCTCCAACAAACCtaccccaccaccaccaacaacaccaccaccaccatccattttcctctctccccatctctgTACTCCTCTGTGAATATGACACAAAACTCCTCTCACCTCGGCTCATCCTCCCACCTGCATGGACACTTTGCGAAGACAAACTGTGAAACCCTGAACTGCGCTGGAGGAAAGAAGTTCCCAGTGACCACAGACACAACAAAAGTAGCTTGGAGCTCCTGAACCGAGGGACCACCAGTTGCTAATGAACTGCTGTTAGATATATACCGTGGAGTGGACTCTCATTGGACAACGAGGGCATCAGTCGTCAACGGGGAGGCACTGATTCATGAATCTAGGTCAGACTGCTGCGCTGCTCTCCCACATCTCCGGTGGCCACTGGCGCTTTTGAAGCAGCCAGGAGAAACTGTCACTTTATATCAGCAGGAAACAGAGCGAGGAAATGAAATGGTCTCCCGTTCTTAGTTCCTCTATCCGTGTTTAAGTGTGGCGCGTACGTCagtgttgtgtattttatgCGTGTCAGGagttggtggggggggtggagtcGGGATTTCAAAGTCAAGGTTGCGCTCTGGTGCTAGCTACTCCTTTTCGCACGGCGTTCCCAGCGAGGCACAGAACTGCATGAGCAAACCCTGGTGCAGACAGCAGTGAAACAGTGAGGGGACGGTGGGCGGCTGCGGCTGGGGTGCGGAGATATCCCATAGCCTCACAAAGATCAGATTTACAGTGCAAGGTAGAAAGGACGAGAtgtaaagagagggaggaagggggtggggagggggtcCATGCAACGGTGAGATCTCTGCCACTTCAGTGGGAGAAAATGGCTCCCTCCCTGGTCTGTCccgtgtgtgttgctgtgtgttctgTGGGGGCGGCCGTGCTGCTCTTCTCTGTGGGGTTGTCGTCTTTATCTGGTgaagagtctctctctcctcctccacctcctcatcctcctgtctctctgtggtcGGCTGTAGCTCAAGTCCACGTGCCAAGAAGGACTCCTGTTTCACTGGTGTCTCCGTTTCACACCCTTTCCCTCCATTGTGACACCAGCTCTCTCTTTCACCCGAGGAGCTGTGTACATAGTAGTGCTGTAAAGCTTTGCTTGCTtgtttacttcttttttttaactgtagGCTGAGTTTAGACACCAGTGTCATATGACCCACTGGAGAACTGACTACTgcaaactgtttttattctggGGTATTTTTTAAAACTGGTTTGCTTTGTGTTCAAACACTGCTTACTGTCAcattatgcttttatttttatcctgctggtgtctttttatttttttattttgcatttttttggaAATGTTTTGCCAACACttgatatgctttttttttgtttgattcattttcagGAAAATACATGATACATGATCACTTATAGGGATTTACAGTGTGGTTGTGTTCTCGGTCAAGACAGTGGTCCACTCTTTGCGGGAtacttatttttcatgttttctgaaAAATGATAACGGCTGTGAATACCTTTTGGCACTTCATGCAGTAAACAATGACTTACACTGCGATACAATTATAATAAACAGAGCAGGGAGGGCAGAATCCATCTGAAGCCCATCAATAGTCATTTCGCTGAGCCCCTTGTCTTACAGCAGCCCTCGAGAAAGAAAAGATTAAGGGTCAACTGTTCACTGCTGCTGTATGTTTATGTCTTACCCACTGGCTATTCTAAAATAGGACTGGTCAGCAGGCCAGCTCCGTGCCCAAAGAGAGCTCTGTTTGGTTCAGAAACAGGCTGCGGGCCCTGGATCCGTGAGTCGCAGCCCATGAAGGAGAACTGTCCCTCAGGGTTTTGGATGGTCAGCAGTTATGAAACAAAACTCTGGAGccgagggggggagggggggttcaattcttgtgatgttttcactcaatgtgaagtacaaaaaaaaaagaataacatgTGACTTCGTAGATTTTTGCACTTGTCAACTACCTATCTGTGCATGCTTATCACCATTTCTACATGTAAGACCTTTCTCAGACGTACTTTTGAATACTAACTCTATTTATGTAAAAGGTCATGTGACAGCAATCATAAGTTCTGTGTATATCAAATGACACACATTAATGTCTGTGCTTTCTTAAACACAAAAGAGAGCTGGTTCTTGAGAAGCAAGGAGATTCACGTCAGGGGGAAACGGTCCAAAACAGGAACAAAATGCCAACGACACTGGACCTAATAATAACTTCCTCAGTTAGTTTGAAGACAGAAggggaatgaaaaaaaaagaagagaatctTCCGACTGGTATCGTCTCTGTGTTTAAATCAAATAGACTGTGGTGATATTTGCACAAAATTTCTATATGTTATAACTGTCATCCCTGGGCAGCCTGTTCAAACACCCATCCTCCCTGGGCTTGACACGTCCCTGCTTGTCCTCTCCCGATTAGTGTTGCCTTCAGACTGTTCCGGTGGGGCAGCTGACAGGGGTGATACTGGTTTTCACAGCTGTGACTGTGCAGTGACGCAGCATGCCTATGTATAGAACTTGATTCCCCCGattagaaggaaaaaaaaaaaaaaatgacaaaatggtTCAATCTCTTGTTTCTGTAACTGATTCAGGAAAAAAGCTCAATAAAAGTGTCATGTTTGTAGTTAACTTTGagtggatgttgtgttttttttcttttcttgggTAGTGAAACGGGATTGTTCTTAATACTTGAATTGTACTCATGTAGCAATGTGTTACATTGAGCAATATTCtctttaataatcatattagTCATTCCTGTCTTCTATTGGCTGGCTGGTAATGGGCGGCGCTTATCCATCCCCTTAAGGACCGAACCGCTATTCCTACTTCTCAAGAAAATTCCATTGGGCTATTTTAGACCAAGTCAGCGACTCACATACATAAGATAAGTGTTTTAGGGGTTTGAATAATGTTGAGCATCCTGTTTACGTTTAGTATTGGTGTTAGTACAACTTATAATCATCAGTTATAATATTTCAGGTCTACTCAggactctctgtgtgtgaactcAGTTGGATTCCACTCTTCTCCCTCCAGTGTGGAATCGCAGCCCAGAACCAGTTGTTATCTGGCTTCGCTCTGACAGCCCTGTGCCcgctccttcctgctgctgtgtgtgatcCAGTTTCAGTTGGGCCCGGTGCTGCCAGACTCTAAGGAGCTGGCTGCACTATCAGATGTCCGCAGAATGAAATGTGCTGTTTTATCACCTGCACCCAGTGGCAGCTGTCTCCCAGGAATCCACATACCTGCAAAGGAAGATACATGACCCTCCCCATGCCTCACTGGGAGGAGGTGTGCATCAGTGACTGGGATGGTCAGGAAAGCCATTTGTCACAGAACCACCACCTCACTGCTCTGCAGTCACTGAAGAGGAAACCAGAAGTACGCGCTCAGGTAGGTCAGGTTCAAGGAGGGATGGAAACGTTCCAGCAGTGCACTTTATTCACTCACTTTAATTGACAGGCAGGAAAAAGACAGTAACCGCCGCTCAATCTTTTAAGTTGACATCAAGGAAAGCAAAGAACTGCAGTCAGTTGAACggtttgcagtttttttctccagaaTATTTTAGCAGATAAAATTTGATGAACTTTCCAAGGCTGATGTGTGACATTTAAGATCCTGTTTGATCGCTCCCTGCCACAGAGACTGACAGCTGAAGTTGCCAGACTCAGCGGGGTTCcagtaaaatgtcaaactattcggcaaaagaccaaaacacatgaaatattCTAACTGTTCTGTTACATGggaatacaaacacaaaatatacaaaaaaaggaTTGAACATCATTCAGTGTGAAATCCTTATAACTGCGGTGGAACCATGCCTCAAAGTATCACACAACTTTTATATCATATACCAAATATTAAAATAGAGGAAATGCTTTTTTATTGTATAACAAGTAAAGTTTGTTGATATATTTACTAGAAAAAagactttatataaatacagtttttccaTCTGTGACATTTATCAGCTTTTCAATAACATATGTACAAGTATTTAACTACTGAAGACGAGCTATAAAGCAGGGTTATTATCACTTGTAAAATAGTGAGTGGATCTAAGGAgggtgtgtatttatttttgctcCACTATCAGATTGTCAATCGAACACCAGTGAACATCTTTTGCTTTCTTCACAGGGTTGTTTACTCTTCTTATAAACAGAAGAGAAAATTCTGCTGTGTACGCTGAGTCACCTTTTCCTCTGACCTCAGTTCCTGACTTCAATGGGGATTCTATAACCTCTTTTGTGCAGTAAACAGCACTgctaaagaaaaaggaaatgacaAGTCAAGGAACTATGAATGGTTATATTCCAGTGAGCTATCAGCCAGAGGCGCTGAGAGGAAATATCAGGTCTGTGACAAGAGGTTTCCCTTCCCGACAGTTTCATATATGAACCATGCTGTTCCTCTGTTGGGTCAGTGTTccatcaaaaaagaaaataaaagcaaatgatTTCTGTTAAAGGTATGACGCGTCTAGCTCAGTTTGTGATGTCCGAGAAACGACGAGGACACTGCGGTCAGGGAGCCGTCACCGGCGCAGCTAAAGACAGGAAATTATTCAGTGGTTGTGTGGAGGCCATGTCTTCCACGCTGCATAGGCTGGGGGTCAgccactcaccagcctcagggGTCATCCGGGTGTTGGGGGTGTGGACCACAGTGCTCTGGGGGGTGGGGGAAACCACTCGGATGGACACATCAGAGTTAGCAGGCTGGGGGCTTTCTGGAAGATCTGCTGAGCCCACTGCGGACAAACAAGAAGTGCATCTTTAATTTGACGTATTTGACTGTAATATGACTTTTGTTTTAAGCACTAAATGttgcaaatgtttaaaaatgtgtttgacacATCTTTGAGAATTCTGCTTCACCCTGCTCTCCACTGGGGAAAACAGGTTGGTGCATTAAAAAAGGAAACCCTTAAAAAATTAAAAGCTTAGTCCTCAAGTGCTCTACCAAAGCATGAGCATGAGGCTTCTTTTGTAAAATTTCACTGACTTTATTACGCACAGATCAGTATTTTGAGTAAAATCAAGAATTGAAACTCTTAGACTTGGGTTTGATTATAATCTGAGCATCCTGTTTTTGGTATGCACAGGATCCTAATGTCTAAAGGCCTAAACAATTTGTCTAAAGGTACCATAAAGGGTTTTTCCAAATGATAATTTATAGCTAAAGTGGCTTGGGCTGAAAAACAACCAGATACTGACACTTACTCACTGTGGCAGCTGCAGAGCTATTGTGGTGACCTTGTTGTTATTGGCCAGTAAAAGACAAAGGCTTTGACATTAGGTATGTGGAGCCATGATGAATAGGCTGCTATATTTGACCAGTCATTCCACAACAAGAGCCATCAACAGATTATAAACATGGTAGTGGaatatgttgtgcaataattaCACAGTGATgactgtggttgtgtctctgaGGTGCATCAATAGTATTTGAAGCACCAACATCTGGaccattgactgtaaataaagatggattacatgtctccacttcctcctactaGCCTGAAATATCACTGCCAAAATATCCTGCATGCTAACGCTGCTATCTCGGCCATTTGTAGCTAGGGACTGCAGTATCATGACGTATGTCCCCATTAATATAGCATtgaataactaattaaaaccactCACTTGGATAAACATTATCCTTATAAAAAATTACAGAGAAAAAATGTAGTTCATGTGTACTTTCAGTTGCAATTCGGTCCCTGTCTcctctactaacatggaggaggcaggatttatgacctatattgATTGAGGCTTCAcatttggggagcagtcatgttgtccatccTTATATCGAGACTATGATCAGGAGCAGCCCCTTAGTACTTTTCTTTACGatctaaaatatatttttcctgATTCACATACAACAACCTTTAAAACCAAGATGCTGCAGATCTTTATCATAAAGgaggaaaatatttaaaatgcaaagagCAACTTGTACCAGACAGGAGGCTAATTCACTGCAGCTAACACATTAACTGTCAAATGATTTTGTTTAATGACATACTACTATTGGCAGCAACGTGAATTTCTAATTGGTTACACCTCCTCTGACTCACTTTCATTACCATTAGGAAGAAAAGGTGTTTGCCAGCCTACTACTCTGTTTGAACAGCGCTTGCACTGATGGTAAACATCCACCATGTCAAGCTGCAGTCAAGGACAGTCCTACGGTGATTCATGAGCTGTTGAGAGCTGCACCTGTCCAAAGAGCCGTGACCTTTAGACCTTAGAGTATCATTGAGTGTTTGAACTCTGGGTTACTTTGCTCTTTGCCTGATTGttgttctctccatctctgacGAATTCTGATTCCAATCTGTGACACGTGAAATGGCAGAAGACGTATTGCACGCTTGTCTCCTCGGGTCAAATGAGACAAGTGCAGCTGTTGCTGGATCGACTGAAAGAGCGCGTATAcggtgggggggggcttctcCAAATAATCCCTCAATCTCAatctctccacctctgtctgtcCCAACCATGGGTCATTTatctgtcagctgctggaggGCACTGCTTGCTTCATTGCATCCGAAACAACAGcaagcaaaacagcaaacaaactgCAACCTCAGCACTGATCTCCTCCCCTCCATGCTTCTGTCTCACACACTTCTGGTTCTCTCCCATTCTCATCCATCGAAGAGGTCAGAAACTGGCTTCTATTCAGAACAACAGTCTGGGCCGACTCTCTTTTACACTTACACGCCctcttacaaacacacacaagcacacacagacatacatccGCAGGCCCCCTGCTAGAATGTCAGGTCAGCAGTAGTGCTGCAGTttcagtagcagcagcagctagcagcagcagctctgtttgGCTGTGGCACCGCGGTGGAAGAATGTTCGTCAGCCTGCCGCGGCTGCACTGAGGCCTTTGTTGTGTGGAATGTGTCGGTGTGAAACAAACCTGCGTTTATGACAGTGTTGTCAATTGTTCGTGTGCAACAAAAACAGAGATGCTACCATGACTGGCTTGTTGGTGGACGCTGGagtgcttgtgtttgtcattGGCTGTTAATTGATATCCTCTCATTACAGGAAGCTCACATAATGTTTCCCAACCTGCGTTTGACTGTCATACTAACACAGCAGTGTCGGATGGGCTGTAACACCcattatttaataaaacagtCGTCTGAGGAGGGTTCTTATTACCCCAACATAGAACTCGTTCAGTACAAAGAACAGTAAATTATCTGTGGCAcagaatactttttttttttgttgtgaaaGGAGAAAGTAAAAATTAAAGCAACCTTATGTAACAATTTTaccttaaaaacaaataagGGCGAATATTGCCTCTTTCATTGCCCCTCCATACCGCGTGGGCCTGTTTTTACACTGTATCAGGCCCACTCctattttaaaatcatttcttTAAGATAGTTGATGCACCTACAATTCATATTTTTACAAATTAGCTGACTTTGGCCAACGTTGTTTCATGCATTTCTAAAACTATCAAAAATacactgtgtttgtatgtgtgtgtgtgtgtgtgtgtgtgtgtgtgtctctcatgCTCATTGAGCCCTAATCCCAGTCAATGACACTGGACATGGGTCTGCattctcagctgctctcctctgtccttcatgtgtgcacactgtacacacaaacccacacccATACTTTATCGTTTCATACATCTCTCTGCCTTCATCCCCCCTGAACTCTCTGCTCTGTATTTCCTCTCTTTTGGTCGTGTCCCCAGCCAAGATCTGTGGCTCTATctgtcacaaaaacacaacctgagcCCTGCAgacgctttctctctcttctcagcctgtaattttctctctcttcctcccactctctccccttgtcactgtctctgtccctgGTCTCATTCTCTCTCCGCATCACTGTTCTCGCAGTCCTTATCTCACTGCCATGTTGGGTTAGGGTTGGCTATAACTctgcagtgtctgtgtgtgcctgaGAATGTATTGTGCACAATGTAATACATACGCGTATCTGTGTTAATGTGGACAGTACTTTATAGGTTGACATCTATGCATTTGTCTTGCTGTGCTGCCCGCCTATCTGCAGCTGTTGTCGGCcaggaacaggaaaaaagtCGAGATCAATGATATTGTGTTGCTGGCAAGCCTGAGGCAT encodes:
- the gprc5ba gene encoding G protein-coupled receptor, class C, group 5, member Ba is translated as MAFHPVLLLLLLTVAHRASSQNSEDSEALPRGCGWGLVRPYTLLCDLDSIWGVAVESVAAGGILAAILLALVLLCRLRHISEAEKRSAVGPLLLLLLGILGLFGLSFAYLIDQDESLCLLRRALWGLLFAVCFSSLLVQGVRLRRLGQERRSPGGCALTGLALGLSAVQGIIAAEWLLLTVLREGRAACQYLPVDFSLACSYVLALLLAALTAASLALCGKTHQWRCNAIWLVMTCLLSLLLWVAWVGFYLYGNDWLGRSPDWNDPTLAIALVSQGWLLLIFYAIPESHICLRPPPQPTAPDYFDTSQNSTRMRETSFDEDIPLSHRQFVENQGYGYSDENTAGLRSGGGPGQHNSNTATRPSAPFRSNVYQPTEMTMILNGGAVSTSSQSQVPSAPPTYTGRQLW